The Fusobacterium necrophorum subsp. necrophorum genome includes the window ATTAAATTCCGAAAATTTAATTTTGGAATCACGGGAACTCTATTTATCGGATTGATCATAGGATATTTTTTAACCAAATATGCTGTCACCTTTCCGGAAAACAGCAAATTTTATGAAAAGGCTACCGGCATTCTCAAAGGAAATATTATAGACAAGTCGATTATGAATCTTTCTCTTATGATTTTCATTGTCGGAACCGGTTTATTGGCTGCAAAAGATATGAAATATGCGATCAGCAAATTCGGAAAACAATTTATCTGTCTGGCAATTTTTATTCCCTTTATCGGGGCTGTTACTTCTTACGGATTTTCAAAAATTTTAGAAAATATGAGCCCTTTTCAAATTACAGGAACCTATACCGGTGCCTTAACAAGCTCAGCGGGACTTGCAGCAGCAACAGAATCCTCGGAATTGGAATCTAAACATATGGCAAGTCATTTTGCGGAGTTGGATGATAAAACAAAAGGAAAGATATTATCTATTATCAATGAAGCAAAAGAAAGGGATGCAAAATTGCAAAACCAAACTCTTCCTGAAAAAATGACAGTTGAAAACACCGCTTCCATCTCAGAGGAAGATATTGAAATTTTTGTTACGGAAGCAAAGGCGGGTGTCGGTGTTGGACATTCTATCGGTTACCCTTTCGGAGTATTATTCCTAATTTTAGGAGTCAATTTCATTCCTAAGATTTTCCGTTTCAACCCGGAAGAAGAAAAAAAGAAATACTTTGAGCAGAAGAAAATGGATTTGGAACAAGACAGCACCTTATCTTCGAATAAAATTCCGGAAGTGAAAATGGATTTTGTCGGTTTTTCCATTGCAGCCTTTTTAGGATATTTATTGGGAAGTATCAAAATT containing:
- a CDS encoding aspartate:alanine exchanger family transporter; this encodes MHFDVVSFFLNSLVLLFITMTLGNLFGNIKFRKFNFGITGTLFIGLIIGYFLTKYAVTFPENSKFYEKATGILKGNIIDKSIMNLSLMIFIVGTGLLAAKDMKYAISKFGKQFICLAIFIPFIGAVTSYGFSKILENMSPFQITGTYTGALTSSAGLAAATESSELESKHMASHFAELDDKTKGKILSIINEAKERDAKLQNQTLPEKMTVENTASISEEDIEIFVTEAKAGVGVGHSIGYPFGVLFLILGVNFIPKIFRFNPEEEKKKYFEQKKMDLEQDSTLSSNKIPEVKMDFVGFSIAAFLGYLLGSIKIAMGPLGEFSLGSIGGAIIVSLILGFIGKIGTIHFRMDSIVLGKMRTYFLSVFLAGTGLNYGYRVVEAVTGNGIMIAVVSALVAIFSILFGFLLGHYIFHINWTLLSGAITGGMTSAPGLGAAIDALDCDEPAVSYGATQPLATLFMVIFSLIIHKLPI